One part of the Sorangiineae bacterium MSr11954 genome encodes these proteins:
- the cobO gene encoding cob(I)yrinic acid a,c-diamide adenosyltransferase yields MSTNDASDAAEAGEAEKAGAPAPKARGLLVVYTGHGKGKTTAALGMVFRALGRGLRVTVVQFIKGKWKTGERIFAETLPGLQFHVMGLGFTWDSDDLGKDKAAARAAWETARAAIASGERDLIVLDELTYTFHYDFISEDEVLEALRARPAHVHVVITGRNAPEALTEAADLVTEMVAVKHPFAAGVKAQVGVDF; encoded by the coding sequence ATGAGCACGAACGATGCGAGCGACGCCGCCGAGGCCGGAGAGGCTGAAAAGGCCGGTGCGCCGGCGCCGAAAGCGCGGGGGTTGCTCGTGGTCTACACCGGGCACGGAAAAGGGAAGACGACCGCCGCCCTCGGGATGGTCTTTCGAGCGCTGGGCCGCGGCCTTCGGGTCACCGTGGTGCAGTTCATCAAAGGCAAGTGGAAGACCGGCGAGCGCATCTTCGCCGAGACGCTTCCGGGGCTGCAGTTTCATGTCATGGGGCTCGGCTTTACGTGGGATAGCGACGATCTCGGCAAGGACAAGGCGGCAGCACGCGCGGCTTGGGAGACGGCGCGCGCGGCCATCGCGTCGGGCGAGCGCGATCTGATCGTGCTCGACGAGCTGACATACACGTTCCACTACGACTTCATCTCGGAGGACGAGGTGCTCGAAGCGCTGCGCGCGCGGCCCGCGCACGTGCACGTCGTGATCACGGGGCGCAACGCGCCCGAGGCGCTCACGGAGGCCGCGGATTTGGTGACCGAGATGGTCGCCGTCAAACATCCTTTTGCGGCCGGCGTGAAGGCCCAGGTCGGGGTCGACTTCTGA
- a CDS encoding cobyrinate a,c-diamide synthase, with protein MASASFPRLVLAGTASGVGKTTVTIALTRALRARGLRVALFKCGPDYLDPTYHTRALEAPPPPSLESPPSSSYGASRSSHGSPPSYASQNLDGWMMGQEAVRTTFLHAARHADISLIEGVMGLYDGASPTGEEGSTAEIAKWLEAPVVLVVDAGGMARSIAALVGGFASFDPALRLGAAIANRVGSRGHVDLLRRALKTPPLLGGLPREPEHAFAERHLGLHTADERTLPTALLDHWGERAASWLSLDALLDLAESAPPLAVNVAVNAPASVKVSAPVSAPGGLAAADPVSVSAADPISVSGIRLTPASVRGAALASGPASSPAPVSASPRCRIGLARDEAFHFYYADNLRRLETLGAEMVPFSPIRDASLPDVDGLYFGGGYPEVHAAALSANAAMRAEIAAFAQRGAPIYAECGGLMYLAGAIVTLDGVRHPMVGLLPSEARMCSKLQALGYVEVETQTKTILGGPGTRFRGHQFRYSELSPELPPAVERVYSVRRRRGDDTLREGYRVRNVIASYVHAHWASNPKIAASLVESCAAYRRERAK; from the coding sequence ATGGCGTCCGCCTCGTTTCCTCGCCTGGTGCTGGCCGGCACCGCCAGCGGCGTGGGGAAGACCACCGTCACCATCGCGCTCACCCGCGCCTTGCGCGCCCGCGGCTTGCGTGTGGCGCTCTTCAAATGCGGCCCGGATTACCTCGATCCGACCTACCATACGCGCGCCCTCGAGGCGCCGCCGCCGCCGTCGCTCGAATCGCCGCCCTCGTCGTCGTATGGGGCGTCGCGGTCGTCGCATGGATCGCCTCCGTCGTACGCGTCGCAGAACCTCGACGGGTGGATGATGGGCCAAGAAGCGGTGCGCACCACCTTCCTCCACGCGGCCCGTCACGCCGACATTTCGCTCATCGAGGGCGTGATGGGGCTCTACGATGGCGCGAGCCCCACGGGCGAAGAAGGCTCCACCGCCGAAATCGCCAAGTGGCTCGAGGCGCCGGTGGTCCTGGTGGTCGACGCCGGCGGTATGGCGCGGAGCATCGCCGCCCTCGTGGGTGGCTTTGCGTCCTTCGATCCGGCGCTGCGCCTCGGTGCGGCCATCGCCAACCGGGTGGGGAGCCGCGGCCACGTCGATCTTCTGCGCCGCGCCTTGAAAACGCCGCCCCTCCTCGGAGGGCTCCCGCGTGAGCCCGAGCACGCGTTCGCCGAGCGTCACCTGGGCCTGCACACGGCCGACGAGCGGACCCTTCCCACGGCGCTGCTCGATCATTGGGGCGAGCGCGCGGCGTCTTGGCTCAGCCTCGATGCCCTGCTCGATCTGGCGGAGTCGGCGCCTCCTCTCGCCGTGAACGTCGCGGTGAACGCGCCCGCGAGCGTGAAGGTGTCCGCGCCCGTTTCGGCACCGGGGGGCCTGGCCGCCGCGGATCCCGTATCGGTGTCGGCCGCGGATCCCATATCGGTGTCGGGCATCCGGTTGACGCCGGCGTCCGTGAGGGGCGCGGCGTTGGCATCGGGCCCCGCATCCAGCCCTGCGCCCGTATCGGCATCGCCGCGATGCCGCATCGGTCTCGCGCGCGACGAAGCGTTCCACTTCTATTACGCCGACAACCTGCGCCGGTTGGAGACGCTGGGCGCCGAGATGGTTCCGTTCTCGCCCATTCGCGATGCGAGCCTCCCCGACGTCGACGGCCTCTACTTCGGCGGAGGATACCCCGAGGTGCACGCGGCCGCGCTCTCCGCCAACGCGGCGATGCGCGCGGAGATCGCCGCCTTTGCGCAGCGGGGCGCGCCCATTTACGCCGAATGCGGCGGCTTGATGTACCTGGCCGGGGCCATCGTCACCCTCGACGGCGTGCGCCATCCCATGGTCGGCCTCCTCCCGAGCGAGGCGCGCATGTGCAGCAAGCTCCAGGCGCTGGGCTATGTCGAGGTCGAGACGCAGACGAAGACCATCCTCGGCGGCCCCGGCACCCGCTTTCGCGGGCACCAGTTCCGCTATTCGGAGCTCTCCCCCGAGCTGCCACCGGCCGTCGAGCGCGTCTACTCCGTCCGCCGTCGGCGCGGCGACGATACATTGCGCGAAGGCTACCGCGTGCGCAACGTGATCGCCTCGTACGTGCACGCGCATTGGGCGTCGAACCCGAAGATCGCCGCGTCGCTGGTCGAGAGCTGCGCGGCGTACCGCCGGGAGCGCGCGAAATGA
- a CDS encoding adenosylcobinamide amidohydrolase has protein sequence MTDPARRCSPRASAEAETVAHAETRVEAHAEAQTIAVPGARGTLTLRDRWLVASFEEPVRACSWAIVGGGIAEVRHVAWLEVRDADLRPPIDPRRMLVERLRDAGLHPAVGLLTSRSVATYTVATAQSHGVTAWCVATVGLGNALRAGDPPGVAGRIGTINTLVYVDAPLTDEALLEANAIVTEAKCAAVLEADVRSRRSGRPATGTGTDCTVVACALPAKHTERAVAHEASPSAAYAGKHTVIGSVAGAAAFDAIAAGVRRWTLENAP, from the coding sequence ATGACGGATCCTGCGCGAAGGTGTTCACCGCGGGCCTCGGCCGAGGCCGAGACGGTGGCGCACGCGGAGACCCGCGTGGAGGCGCACGCCGAGGCGCAGACCATCGCGGTGCCCGGCGCGCGAGGGACCCTGACATTGCGGGATCGATGGCTGGTCGCTTCGTTCGAGGAGCCGGTGCGCGCGTGCAGCTGGGCCATCGTGGGCGGCGGCATCGCGGAGGTGCGCCATGTGGCATGGCTCGAGGTTCGCGACGCGGATTTGCGCCCGCCCATCGATCCGCGCCGCATGCTCGTCGAGCGGCTGCGCGACGCGGGGCTTCACCCCGCCGTCGGCCTTCTCACGAGCCGGAGCGTGGCGACGTACACGGTGGCCACCGCGCAAAGCCACGGCGTGACGGCGTGGTGCGTGGCCACCGTCGGCTTGGGCAATGCGCTGCGCGCCGGCGATCCGCCCGGGGTCGCCGGGCGAATCGGGACGATCAACACGTTGGTTTACGTCGATGCGCCCCTGACCGACGAGGCGCTCCTCGAGGCGAACGCCATCGTCACCGAGGCAAAGTGCGCCGCCGTCCTCGAGGCGGACGTGCGCAGCCGCCGGAGCGGACGCCCTGCCACCGGCACCGGCACCGATTGCACCGTGGTGGCCTGCGCCCTCCCCGCGAAGCACACGGAGCGCGCCGTCGCGCACGAGGCGTCGCCATCGGCCGCGTACGCGGGCAAGCACACCGTGATCGGCTCGGTGGCGGGCGCCGCGGCCTTCGACGCGATCGCCGCGGGCGTGCGCCGTTGGACCTTGGAGAACGCGCCGTGA
- a CDS encoding bifunctional adenosylcobinamide kinase/adenosylcobinamide-phosphate guanylyltransferase yields MSAPGFALIGGGVRSGKSAFALRLAMAHGGRRVFFATAVAFDDEMRVRIARHVEERAADFTTIEATHDLDLAVGRLCTQPPAADVVVIDCLTLWLSNLLLADDSHEAIERRVDGLAGTLAAAPFHTLLVTNEVGMGIVPETALGRAFRDISGRAHQRLARSAQELYLAALGTVLRLRPGPVQLVFPEAEGEGDRP; encoded by the coding sequence GTGAGCGCGCCCGGCTTTGCGTTGATCGGCGGCGGCGTGCGCTCGGGCAAGAGCGCCTTTGCGCTCCGCCTCGCCATGGCGCACGGAGGGCGCCGCGTGTTCTTCGCCACGGCGGTGGCCTTCGACGACGAGATGCGCGTGCGCATCGCGCGCCATGTGGAGGAGCGCGCGGCCGACTTCACCACCATCGAAGCCACGCACGATCTCGACCTCGCCGTCGGGCGGCTTTGCACGCAACCGCCGGCCGCGGACGTCGTGGTCATCGATTGCCTCACCCTGTGGCTCTCCAATTTGCTCCTGGCCGACGACTCGCACGAGGCCATCGAGCGCCGCGTCGATGGATTGGCCGGTACGCTCGCGGCCGCGCCCTTTCACACCTTGCTCGTGACCAACGAGGTCGGCATGGGCATCGTCCCCGAAACGGCGCTCGGCCGCGCCTTTCGCGACATCAGCGGGCGCGCGCACCAGCGGCTGGCCCGCTCGGCCCAGGAGCTGTACCTCGCCGCGCTGGGGACGGTCCTTCGCCTGCGACCCGGTCCGGTGCAGCTCGTCTTTCCCGAGGCGGAAGGCGAAGGGGATCGCCCATGA
- the cbiB gene encoding adenosylcobinamide-phosphate synthase CbiB gives MMRLMASVVSAASTASAASMASAASMASAASMASVAPIASIASVAPIALVASYALDGAFGEPPNRLHPVAWMGHTIAAGRAWALKPKGRLGQLVRGAAVAFAVPTAFAGAAYAVTHALGRSAVAAAVVTTLLLKPMFAVRALRDAAYVVRDALERGDLAAARRGLGSLCSRRPDELDAAALTAATIESVAENLSDSVVAPLLFFAVFGLEGAVFYRCANTLDAMMGYHGHLEYAGKSAARLDDLLNLVPARWTALGLLAAGALTGADVRRGIATLRRDGARTESPNAGRPMAAMAGLLGVRLIKAGHYELGDPHRALHPSQITEAWRIASVASLGALITSALLAGALHG, from the coding sequence ATGATGCGGCTGATGGCGTCCGTCGTATCCGCCGCATCGACGGCGTCCGCCGCATCGATGGCGTCTGCAGCATCGATGGCGTCTGCAGCATCGATGGCGTCCGTGGCGCCCATCGCATCGATCGCGTCCGTGGCGCCCATCGCGTTGGTCGCCTCGTACGCCCTCGATGGCGCCTTCGGGGAGCCGCCCAATCGGCTGCACCCCGTCGCGTGGATGGGGCATACCATCGCCGCAGGCCGCGCATGGGCGCTAAAGCCCAAGGGAAGGCTCGGCCAGCTGGTGCGCGGCGCGGCGGTGGCTTTCGCCGTTCCGACGGCGTTTGCCGGGGCGGCGTACGCGGTGACCCACGCCCTTGGTCGCTCGGCGGTGGCGGCGGCGGTGGTGACGACCCTCTTGCTGAAGCCCATGTTCGCCGTGCGCGCGCTCCGCGACGCCGCATACGTCGTTCGCGACGCCCTCGAGCGCGGCGATCTCGCGGCCGCGCGGCGCGGGCTTGGCAGCCTTTGCAGCCGCCGCCCCGACGAGCTCGACGCCGCCGCGCTCACCGCGGCCACCATCGAATCGGTCGCCGAAAATCTCTCGGACAGCGTCGTCGCGCCGCTGCTCTTCTTCGCCGTTTTCGGCTTGGAGGGCGCCGTCTTCTACCGCTGCGCGAACACCCTGGACGCCATGATGGGCTACCACGGGCACCTCGAGTACGCCGGCAAGAGCGCCGCGCGGCTCGACGATCTCCTGAACCTCGTGCCCGCCCGGTGGACGGCGCTCGGCCTGCTCGCCGCCGGCGCCCTCACCGGTGCCGACGTTCGCCGCGGCATCGCCACCCTGCGCCGCGACGGTGCCCGCACCGAGAGCCCCAACGCCGGGCGACCCATGGCCGCCATGGCCGGTTTGCTCGGCGTGCGCCTGATCAAGGCGGGCCACTACGAGCTGGGCGACCCGCACCGCGCGCTTCACCCTTCACAGATCACCGAGGCTTGGCGCATCGCGTCCGTGGCCTCGCTCGGTGCGTTGATCACGTCGGCCCTCCTCGCGGGAGCTCTCCATGGATGA
- a CDS encoding histidinol-phosphate aminotransferase family protein, whose translation MDDRIASPLAAAAPQHGGLLDDELVALGLSADQILDVSVNVNPYGPCPTMRRAIAEAAIERYPDPTSSRARQAIAALSGVPRERVVLGNGAVDLLWTLARAWLRPGDAAMIVEPAFSELGRAATQMGARIASHRVSPHDDFALHLGALDAHLRSVRPRLLYLCTPSNPAGVCVPLQGIEELAERHPDTLIVCDLSFLSLSRDHDTIPRSPRVAWIVSLTKDHALAGLRVGYAIAPAPVAARLESERPPWSVNALAQAAAIAATEPEARRFVDESRERLLRDRASLEHALRRLDLRFHPSETIFVLVDLGPARKAGELRRRLLERHAVLVRDATSFGLPHHVRLAARPEADVERLFLALNRELYL comes from the coding sequence ATGGATGATCGCATCGCGTCCCCGCTGGCAGCAGCAGCCCCGCAGCACGGCGGCCTCCTCGACGACGAGCTCGTGGCCCTCGGGCTCTCGGCGGACCAAATCCTCGACGTGAGCGTCAATGTCAACCCGTACGGCCCATGCCCCACCATGCGCCGGGCCATCGCCGAGGCCGCGATCGAGCGCTACCCCGATCCCACGTCGAGCCGCGCGCGCCAGGCCATCGCCGCGCTCTCGGGGGTGCCGCGCGAGCGCGTGGTGCTCGGCAACGGCGCCGTCGATCTCTTGTGGACCCTCGCGCGCGCATGGCTCCGTCCCGGCGATGCGGCCATGATCGTGGAGCCCGCGTTCTCCGAGCTCGGCCGCGCGGCCACCCAAATGGGCGCCCGCATCGCCTCGCACCGCGTGTCCCCCCACGACGATTTCGCCCTCCACCTCGGCGCCCTCGACGCGCACCTTCGAAGCGTTCGCCCGCGGCTCCTGTACCTCTGCACCCCGTCCAACCCGGCCGGTGTGTGCGTGCCCCTTCAGGGCATCGAGGAGCTCGCCGAGCGCCACCCCGACACATTGATCGTCTGCGATCTCTCGTTTCTCTCCCTGAGCCGCGACCACGACACGATCCCGCGCTCGCCGCGCGTCGCCTGGATCGTGTCGCTCACGAAGGACCACGCGCTCGCCGGTCTGCGCGTGGGTTACGCGATCGCGCCGGCACCCGTGGCCGCCCGCCTCGAATCCGAGCGCCCGCCGTGGTCCGTCAATGCGCTGGCGCAAGCGGCGGCCATCGCGGCGACCGAGCCCGAGGCGCGGCGCTTCGTCGACGAGAGCCGGGAGCGGCTCCTTCGCGATCGCGCCTCCTTGGAGCACGCGCTGCGCCGCCTCGATCTGCGCTTCCACCCGAGCGAGACGATCTTCGTCCTGGTCGATCTCGGCCCCGCGCGCAAAGCCGGGGAGCTGCGGCGCCGCCTGCTCGAGCGTCACGCGGTGCTCGTGCGCGACGCAACGTCGTTTGGGCTACCTCACCACGTTCGCTTGGCGGCGCGCCCCGAGGCCGACGTCGAACGCCTGTTTTTGGCTTTGAATCGAGAGCTTTACCTATGA
- a CDS encoding cobyric acid synthase — MTARTIMVQGTASSVGKSIVCAALCRLFRQDGLRVAPFKSQNMALNAFVTPDGGEIGRAQAVQAEAARVVPTVDMNPILLKPEGDARSQVVVLGKSIGSLGAADYHTRKPELRTLVREALDRLRASHDLVVIEGAGSPAEINLKERDIVNMYVAQIADAPVVLVGDIDRGGVFAAFVGTMELLEPHERARVAAFVVNKFRGDIRLLEPGLRFLEERTRVPVLGVLPYVKQLRVADEDSVSLEERRGRRRAKADEIEIAVVRLPRISNYDDFQPLEHEPGVVVRFVEHEGAIAGADLVVVPGTKSTMADLAWLRQSGLAAAIVARARRGEPVLGICGGCQILGETIADPHGVESPETFAEGLGLLAFHTQFGREKRTSQVRARGARATFLCDPDAPAGPSGGDLFGYEIHMGRLARLPHASGAFAVVARNGVADRDLDGDASGDGAVVGTMIHGLFENIEVRRTLLAHLRRRKGLPPPPPGTAVPSASDEYDRLADVVRNNVNMDLLRRLVQP, encoded by the coding sequence ATGACCGCCCGCACCATCATGGTTCAAGGAACCGCGTCCTCCGTCGGAAAGAGCATCGTCTGCGCGGCGCTCTGCCGCCTCTTTCGTCAAGACGGTCTGCGCGTCGCGCCCTTCAAGTCGCAGAACATGGCCCTCAACGCCTTCGTGACCCCCGACGGCGGCGAGATCGGGCGCGCCCAAGCGGTGCAAGCGGAGGCCGCGCGCGTGGTCCCCACCGTCGATATGAACCCCATCCTGCTCAAGCCGGAGGGCGACGCGCGCTCGCAGGTGGTGGTGCTGGGCAAGTCGATCGGCAGCCTCGGCGCCGCCGATTACCACACGCGCAAACCCGAGCTGCGCACCTTGGTGCGCGAGGCGCTGGATCGCCTGCGCGCGTCGCACGACTTGGTGGTGATCGAAGGGGCGGGGAGCCCGGCCGAGATCAACTTGAAGGAGCGCGACATCGTCAATATGTATGTTGCACAGATCGCCGACGCGCCGGTGGTGCTGGTGGGCGACATCGATCGCGGCGGGGTGTTCGCGGCCTTCGTGGGGACCATGGAGCTGCTGGAGCCGCACGAGCGCGCGCGGGTCGCCGCGTTCGTGGTCAACAAATTCCGCGGCGACATTCGCCTGCTCGAGCCCGGGCTGCGCTTCTTGGAGGAGCGCACCCGGGTGCCCGTGCTCGGGGTGCTGCCGTACGTGAAGCAGCTGCGCGTCGCCGACGAAGACTCCGTGTCCCTCGAAGAGCGCCGCGGTCGCCGTCGCGCGAAGGCGGACGAGATCGAGATCGCCGTCGTGCGGCTCCCGCGCATCTCGAACTACGACGATTTCCAGCCGCTGGAGCACGAGCCGGGCGTGGTGGTGCGCTTCGTCGAGCACGAAGGCGCGATCGCCGGCGCCGATCTGGTGGTCGTCCCCGGCACCAAGAGCACGATGGCCGATCTCGCGTGGCTGCGTCAGAGCGGCCTCGCCGCCGCCATCGTCGCGCGCGCCCGGCGCGGCGAGCCGGTCCTCGGCATTTGCGGCGGGTGTCAGATTTTGGGCGAGACCATCGCCGACCCGCACGGGGTCGAGTCGCCCGAGACCTTCGCCGAGGGGCTCGGGTTGCTCGCGTTCCACACGCAGTTCGGCCGCGAGAAGCGCACCTCCCAAGTCCGCGCCCGCGGCGCCCGCGCCACGTTTTTGTGCGATCCGGACGCACCCGCCGGACCTTCGGGGGGCGATCTGTTCGGCTACGAGATCCACATGGGCCGGCTGGCGCGCCTTCCCCATGCGTCGGGCGCCTTTGCGGTCGTGGCACGCAACGGGGTCGCCGATCGCGATCTCGACGGCGATGCATCGGGCGATGGCGCGGTGGTCGGCACGATGATCCACGGACTGTTCGAGAACATCGAGGTGCGCAGGACCTTACTCGCGCACCTTCGCCGCAGAAAAGGCCTCCCGCCGCCTCCTCCCGGCACCGCGGTCCCATCCGCCTCCGACGAGTACGACCGGCTCGCCGACGTGGTCCGCAACAACGTGAACATGGATCTTCTGCGCCGCTTGGTGCAGCCGTGA
- the bluB gene encoding 5,6-dimethylbenzimidazole synthase encodes MSAIPVRFDEASRAALYRVMELRRDIRHFRPGAIDDDVLARILSAAELAPSVGYSQPWGFVVLRDRTVRARIRESFLRCREAEAARFPEDRREAYLAFKLEGIEESTLNVCVVADLRPRDEAILGTTVQPESVRASVCCAVQNLWLAARAEGLGVGWVSIVEPAVLREELALPAGVEPIAYLCVGHAEEFRERPMLEENGWRPRRPSVVHRNRWSDPPTPGPGPSSAPARSLRPAPAPIPLFDEAVARQAREHQRLLTKPPGSLGRLEEIAVWYAGAHGRFPPPRPEHPLVAVFAADHGVAASGVSAYPSSVTAAMLANVMAGGAAISCMARRLGVDVALVDVGVAGDLSMLPTKPLIPLTRASIRAGTANLAHEPAMTLAEAERAMHAGEEIALRAAAENRELLAIGEIGIGNTTSAAALLCAFTGASPADVVGFGTGISPEAHARKIRVVEDALRRLALAPHGSAPHGSAPHTVDPDGASPHTVAPHGGSPHTVDPDGASPHTVDPDGASPHTVDPDGASPHTVAPHGGAPHTVDPHGGAPHTVDPHGSASYPARDPLTTLAAVGGLELAAMSGFMLAAARRRIPVVLDGFLATVAAIVAAAFDPRVTDYLLASHASAERGATIASAALGKTPILNLDMRLGEGTGAVLALDLVRTAVDAQFSMATFATAGIVGRSGVSVT; translated from the coding sequence GTGAGCGCGATCCCCGTGCGGTTCGACGAGGCCTCGCGCGCGGCGCTCTACCGGGTGATGGAGCTGCGCCGCGACATCCGCCATTTCCGTCCCGGCGCCATCGACGACGATGTCCTCGCGCGCATCCTCTCGGCGGCGGAGCTCGCGCCCAGCGTGGGCTATTCGCAGCCGTGGGGCTTCGTCGTGCTGCGCGATCGTACGGTGCGCGCGCGCATCCGCGAGAGCTTTCTCCGCTGCCGCGAGGCGGAAGCCGCGCGCTTCCCCGAAGACCGCCGCGAAGCGTACCTGGCGTTCAAGCTCGAGGGCATCGAAGAGTCGACCCTCAACGTGTGCGTCGTCGCCGACCTTCGCCCCCGCGACGAGGCGATCTTGGGCACCACGGTGCAGCCCGAATCCGTGCGCGCCAGCGTGTGCTGCGCCGTGCAGAACCTCTGGCTCGCTGCGCGCGCCGAGGGCCTCGGTGTCGGTTGGGTGAGCATCGTCGAACCCGCCGTGCTGCGCGAGGAGCTCGCGTTGCCTGCCGGCGTGGAGCCCATCGCATACCTCTGCGTCGGCCACGCCGAAGAGTTTCGTGAGCGGCCCATGCTCGAGGAGAACGGCTGGCGCCCCCGCCGCCCCTCCGTGGTGCACCGCAACCGCTGGTCCGATCCGCCTACCCCCGGCCCTGGCCCTAGCTCCGCCCCTGCCCGCAGCCTCAGGCCCGCACCCGCGCCGATCCCCCTCTTCGACGAAGCCGTTGCACGCCAAGCCCGTGAGCACCAACGCCTCCTTACGAAGCCGCCGGGAAGCCTTGGCCGCCTGGAAGAAATCGCCGTCTGGTACGCGGGTGCCCATGGCCGTTTCCCGCCTCCGCGGCCCGAGCACCCGCTGGTCGCCGTCTTCGCCGCGGATCACGGCGTCGCGGCCTCCGGCGTGAGCGCATACCCCTCCTCGGTCACCGCCGCGATGCTCGCCAATGTCATGGCCGGCGGGGCCGCCATCAGCTGCATGGCACGCCGCCTCGGGGTGGACGTCGCGCTCGTCGATGTCGGCGTCGCGGGCGATCTCTCGATGCTCCCCACCAAGCCGCTCATCCCTCTCACCCGCGCCAGCATCCGCGCCGGCACCGCCAACCTGGCGCACGAGCCCGCGATGACGCTCGCCGAAGCCGAGCGCGCGATGCACGCCGGCGAAGAGATCGCGCTGCGCGCCGCCGCCGAAAATCGCGAGCTCCTTGCCATCGGCGAGATCGGCATCGGCAACACCACGTCCGCCGCCGCACTTCTCTGCGCCTTCACCGGCGCCTCCCCCGCCGACGTGGTCGGCTTCGGCACCGGCATCTCCCCCGAGGCCCACGCCCGCAAAATCCGCGTCGTCGAAGACGCACTCCGCCGCCTCGCCCTCGCTCCGCACGGCAGCGCGCCACACGGCAGCGCCCCGCACACCGTCGATCCGGACGGCGCCTCGCCACACACCGTCGCTCCGCACGGCGGCTCACCGCACACCGTCGATCCGGACGGCGCCTCGCCACACACCGTCGATCCGGACGGCGCCTCGCCACACACCGTCGATCCGGACGGCGCCTCGCCACACACCGTCGCTCCGCACGGCGGCGCCCCGCACACCGTCGATCCGCACGGCGGCGCGCCACACACCGTCGATCCGCACGGCAGCGCCTCGTACCCCGCCCGTGACCCACTCACCACCCTCGCGGCCGTGGGCGGCCTGGAGCTCGCAGCCATGAGCGGCTTTATGCTGGCAGCCGCCCGCCGCCGCATCCCCGTCGTCCTCGACGGCTTCCTCGCCACCGTAGCCGCCATCGTAGCCGCCGCATTCGATCCGCGCGTCACCGACTACCTGCTCGCGTCACACGCCTCGGCCGAACGTGGTGCCACCATCGCGAGCGCGGCCCTCGGCAAAACACCGATCTTGAACCTCGACATGCGCCTCGGCGAAGGAACTGGCGCCGTGCTCGCGCTGGATCTCGTACGCACCGCCGTGGACGCGCAGTTCTCCATGGCGACCTTCGCCACCGCCGGCATCGTCGGCCGCTCCGGCGTTTCGGTTACGTGA
- the rdgB gene encoding RdgB/HAM1 family non-canonical purine NTP pyrophosphatase, whose protein sequence is MKHALVLATRNRGKVEELRHLLADLPLEIHALPDVLPNALPVVEDGRTFAENAIKKARAAASGAMMLALADDSGLEVDALDGRPGVYSARFAHERATDSENNAALLDELEALGDPVSAAQNPTYGARFRCALALIDPFGKDAEPIVVEGVCEGRITSIPRGSGGFGYDPLFVLAGVEKTMAELSEAEKNEVSHRARAFAALRPVLSELLFARERQIRKICD, encoded by the coding sequence GTGAAGCACGCGCTGGTCCTCGCGACCCGCAACCGCGGCAAGGTCGAAGAGCTCCGGCACCTGCTGGCGGATCTTCCGCTCGAGATTCATGCGCTGCCGGACGTGTTGCCCAACGCGCTCCCGGTGGTGGAAGACGGGAGGACCTTCGCCGAGAACGCCATCAAAAAGGCCCGCGCCGCCGCCAGCGGCGCCATGATGCTGGCCCTCGCCGACGACTCCGGCCTCGAGGTCGACGCGCTCGACGGCCGCCCTGGCGTGTATTCTGCACGCTTTGCGCACGAGCGCGCGACCGACTCGGAGAACAACGCCGCGCTCCTCGACGAGCTGGAGGCGTTGGGCGATCCCGTCTCCGCCGCACAAAATCCGACCTACGGCGCGCGCTTTCGATGCGCGCTCGCGCTGATCGACCCCTTCGGCAAGGACGCGGAGCCCATCGTGGTCGAAGGCGTCTGCGAGGGGCGCATCACCAGCATCCCGCGCGGCTCCGGCGGCTTCGGCTACGATCCGCTCTTCGTGCTCGCGGGCGTGGAGAAGACGATGGCCGAGCTCTCCGAGGCGGAGAAGAACGAGGTGAGCCATCGGGCGCGCGCCTTCGCGGCGCTCCGGCCCGTGCTGTCGGAGCTTCTGTTCGCGCGCGAACGGCAGATTCGGAAGATTTGCGATTAG